In Nonomuraea sp. NBC_00507, the following are encoded in one genomic region:
- a CDS encoding AfsR/SARP family transcriptional regulator, with protein sequence MSLRFGILGPPVIWQHDQEIRLTTRRSRAVLAHLILSPSFSASVDRLIDVIYGDAPGKSARNQVHRGVGELRRHGVTIEVHDNVYTLDADEETIDAFVFARLCDRGRAAARAGDHAEGARTLRAALALWRAPALAGLDSTASLTAASAWNERRLSAMEERIDADLALGRHRELIAELRDLTDAHPMRERFYAQLMLALYRAQRGSEALAVFAGLERLLRDELGTDPDPELRKLQLRVLRQDPGLGRQRLSGVNGPRHDEPAARPPAVPRQLPPRPGALVGRDGELAEAVSALRGGVGLLVMAGPGGIGKTALALEAAHRVAGDFPDGQLYADGSGDPGETLKGFLSALGVREIPDGVTARSVALRSALAVRRVLIVLDGAADPGMVLPFRPGSAGSAVVVTSRSALALLRDAHRVTVPALTGADARRLLAATVGEERLAAEREAADRIVELCAGLPVALTIAAAKLAARPHWPLKHLADRLADPSAILDTLRHDGQSVRPTLRHGYAALSPRLRALARAIGCYGVPEISSSVAAALAGLPVDTADNLLAELAEAHFLVPEGPAEDGGFRYRCPELLLAFTAERAAAEDAEPVRRAAVERALGTWLTLADAAHALLRGRDHAIPRGTAPRHPAGGAEPGLTWLADHLDELMTGVRRAAATGLAETCWELAIAPLALLETGPHFARWLESHQLALDCVRQAGNIRGEAALLYSLGQRALLVGDYVSAGDHADRALELFGKLDDRHGKGLALRLRGDLHQLHEDLAMARDAYEEAASLLRESGDPVAEADALGGLAMVFHRTGEQEEAQVCLGRALELCSEGGSLRSEAQIRRGLAKHAVRTGTLEKANLEFEHALDIARHLDDRVMQSQILLDLGTTRILLGDPEAAQQTLACAEEMALSSGLGRVVARTRTARAFLAAAPASPPPSS encoded by the coding sequence GTGTCGTTGCGCTTCGGCATTCTCGGTCCACCCGTCATCTGGCAGCATGACCAAGAGATCCGCCTGACCACCCGCCGTTCGCGTGCCGTTCTCGCGCACCTGATCCTGAGCCCGTCCTTCTCCGCGTCCGTCGACCGGCTCATCGACGTCATCTACGGCGACGCGCCCGGCAAGAGCGCACGCAACCAGGTCCATCGCGGTGTGGGCGAGCTACGCCGGCATGGCGTCACCATCGAGGTGCACGACAACGTCTACACGCTCGACGCCGACGAGGAGACGATCGACGCGTTCGTCTTCGCGCGGCTGTGCGACCGAGGTCGGGCCGCCGCGCGGGCGGGCGACCACGCCGAGGGAGCCAGGACGCTTCGGGCGGCGCTGGCTCTGTGGCGGGCGCCCGCGCTGGCCGGGCTCGACAGCACGGCCTCGCTGACGGCCGCGTCGGCCTGGAACGAGCGGCGGCTGAGCGCGATGGAAGAGCGCATCGACGCCGACCTCGCGCTCGGCAGACACCGCGAGCTCATCGCCGAGCTACGCGACCTGACCGACGCGCACCCCATGCGCGAGCGCTTCTACGCCCAGCTCATGCTCGCGCTGTACCGGGCGCAGCGGGGCAGCGAAGCGCTGGCTGTGTTCGCCGGCCTGGAGCGGCTGCTGCGCGACGAACTGGGCACCGACCCCGACCCCGAGCTGCGCAAACTACAGCTACGCGTCCTGCGCCAGGATCCCGGGCTCGGCCGGCAGCGGCTTTCCGGGGTCAACGGGCCACGCCACGACGAGCCCGCCGCGCGGCCTCCCGCCGTGCCTCGTCAGCTCCCACCGCGCCCGGGTGCGCTGGTCGGCCGCGACGGCGAGCTGGCGGAGGCCGTATCCGCCCTGCGCGGCGGCGTGGGGCTGCTGGTGATGGCCGGACCCGGCGGGATCGGCAAGACGGCGCTCGCGCTGGAGGCCGCGCACCGGGTCGCCGGAGACTTCCCCGACGGGCAGCTCTACGCCGACGGCTCGGGCGACCCCGGCGAGACGCTGAAAGGGTTCCTGTCCGCGCTCGGTGTGCGCGAGATCCCCGACGGCGTCACCGCCAGGTCGGTGGCGCTGCGCAGCGCGCTTGCCGTCCGCCGGGTGCTGATCGTGCTGGACGGCGCGGCGGACCCGGGGATGGTCCTGCCGTTCCGGCCGGGCAGCGCGGGCAGCGCGGTCGTGGTGACCAGCCGCTCGGCGCTGGCCCTGCTGCGGGACGCGCATCGGGTGACCGTGCCCGCGCTCACCGGCGCGGACGCGAGGAGACTGCTGGCCGCGACCGTCGGCGAGGAGCGGCTGGCGGCCGAGCGGGAGGCGGCCGACAGGATCGTCGAGCTGTGCGCGGGCCTGCCCGTGGCGCTGACCATCGCCGCCGCCAAGCTCGCCGCGCGCCCCCACTGGCCGCTCAAGCACCTGGCCGACCGGCTCGCCGACCCCTCGGCCATCCTGGACACGCTGCGCCACGACGGTCAATCCGTACGGCCCACGCTGCGGCACGGCTACGCCGCCCTCTCGCCCCGGTTGCGTGCGCTGGCGCGGGCCATCGGCTGCTACGGCGTGCCGGAGATCTCCTCGTCCGTGGCCGCCGCGCTCGCCGGCCTACCTGTGGACACGGCGGACAATCTGCTGGCGGAGCTGGCGGAGGCGCATTTCCTGGTCCCCGAGGGCCCGGCGGAAGACGGTGGCTTCCGCTACCGCTGCCCCGAACTGCTGCTCGCCTTCACCGCCGAGCGGGCCGCCGCGGAGGACGCCGAGCCTGTGCGCCGCGCCGCGGTCGAGCGGGCGCTCGGCACGTGGCTGACCCTCGCCGACGCCGCCCATGCTCTGCTTCGCGGCAGAGACCACGCCATTCCCCGCGGCACGGCTCCGCGTCACCCCGCGGGCGGCGCCGAGCCCGGTCTCACCTGGCTGGCCGACCATCTCGACGAACTCATGACCGGCGTACGGCGAGCCGCGGCCACCGGCCTGGCGGAGACCTGCTGGGAGCTGGCGATCGCCCCGCTGGCGCTGCTCGAGACCGGCCCGCACTTCGCCCGGTGGCTGGAGTCCCACCAGCTCGCCCTCGATTGCGTACGGCAGGCCGGCAACATCAGGGGCGAGGCGGCGCTGCTGTACTCGCTCGGCCAGCGAGCGCTGCTGGTCGGTGACTACGTCAGCGCGGGCGACCACGCCGACCGCGCGCTGGAGCTCTTCGGGAAACTGGACGACCGCCACGGCAAGGGGCTCGCCCTGCGGTTGCGGGGCGACCTCCACCAGCTCCACGAGGACCTCGCCATGGCCCGCGACGCCTACGAGGAGGCGGCGAGCCTGCTGCGGGAGAGCGGCGACCCGGTGGCGGAGGCCGATGCGCTCGGCGGGCTGGCCATGGTGTTCCACAGGACCGGTGAGCAGGAGGAGGCGCAGGTCTGCCTCGGCCGTGCGCTCGAGCTGTGCAGTGAGGGCGGCAGCCTGCGAAGCGAGGCGCAGATCCGGCGGGGCCTGGCCAAGCACGCGGTCAGGACGGGCACGCTGGAGAAGGCGAACCTGGAGTTCGAGCACGCCCTGGACATCGCCAGGCACCTCGACGACCGGGTGATGCAGTCACAGATCCTCCTCGACCTCGGCACCACCCGGATCCTGCTGGGCGATCCCGAGGCCGCCCAGCAGACCCTGGCGTGCGCGGAGGAAATGGCGCTGAGCTCGGGGCTCGGGCGGGTGGTGGCCCGTACCAGGACGGCCAGGGCCTTCCTGGCGGCCGCGCCGGCTAGTCCTCCTCCGTCTTCGTGA
- a CDS encoding winged helix-turn-helix domain-containing protein translates to MKHPRKELDETIHAPVRFSIVAALAAVDQADFRSLRDAIEISDSALSKQISTLEAAGYVKVRKTFVGKRPRSYLSLTPGGRAAFERHLRALQEIAGSAVVTKTEED, encoded by the coding sequence GTGAAGCACCCGCGCAAGGAACTCGACGAGACCATTCACGCGCCGGTCCGGTTCTCGATCGTGGCCGCGCTCGCGGCAGTGGACCAGGCCGACTTCAGGTCCCTGCGCGACGCCATCGAGATCAGCGACTCCGCGCTGTCGAAACAGATCTCCACGCTGGAGGCGGCCGGCTACGTCAAGGTACGCAAGACGTTCGTGGGCAAGCGCCCCCGCAGCTACCTGTCACTCACCCCGGGTGGCAGGGCCGCCTTCGAACGGCACCTGCGCGCGCTGCAGGAGATCGCCGGCAGTGCGGTCGTCACGAAGACGGAGGAGGACTAG
- a CDS encoding ABC transporter permease — translation MASATRELLGLHTRELLRDRRYFFFVLVFPFGMAGIFLAIAKLMPSGEGAPDFEQIVVPMALYLSVTGAALTMTAGPLAAMRAKGTLRLLGTTPITRARLVLTHVPARLAIVVVQTVLVLALALALGLLDLSAVPALLGITLLGLAMFGGIGYLIGGRMSSPDAATNVATLVQLAALFMSGLTLPLWLFPKAVGTALSLLPSSFYADLMATQLPGGRPFHPVWLSVLVVACTTGVVAWLAVKTFKWDQGEE, via the coding sequence ATGGCCTCAGCGACCCGCGAGCTCTTGGGCTTGCACACCCGCGAACTCCTCAGAGACCGCAGATACTTCTTTTTCGTCCTGGTCTTCCCCTTCGGCATGGCAGGGATCTTCCTCGCCATCGCCAAGCTCATGCCCAGCGGCGAGGGCGCCCCCGACTTCGAGCAGATCGTCGTCCCGATGGCGCTCTACCTCTCCGTCACCGGCGCGGCGCTCACCATGACGGCAGGCCCGCTGGCGGCGATGCGCGCCAAGGGCACGCTGCGGCTGCTCGGCACCACGCCGATAACCCGGGCCAGGCTGGTGCTCACCCACGTGCCCGCCCGCCTGGCGATCGTCGTGGTCCAGACCGTTCTGGTGCTGGCGCTGGCCCTCGCACTCGGATTGCTGGACCTCTCGGCGGTGCCCGCGCTGCTCGGCATCACGCTGCTCGGGCTTGCCATGTTCGGGGGCATCGGCTACCTCATCGGCGGGCGCATGTCCTCGCCCGACGCCGCCACCAACGTAGCCACGCTCGTCCAGCTCGCGGCACTGTTCATGAGCGGGCTGACACTGCCGCTCTGGCTCTTCCCCAAGGCCGTCGGCACCGCGCTGAGCCTGCTGCCCAGCTCCTTCTACGCCGACCTGATGGCCACCCAGCTGCCGGGCGGCCGGCCATTCCACCCGGTCTGGCTCTCGGTGCTGGTCGTGGCCTGCACCACCGGGGTGGTGGCGTGGCTGGCGGTCAAGACGTTCAAATGGGATCAGGGAGAGGAGTAA
- a CDS encoding ABC transporter ATP-binding protein, with translation MPMNDLAVVFDNVVKRYDRLAAMDGITLSIESGEIFGLLGPNGAGKTTSIETLVGLRRPTSGRVLVYGYDPIAQRDEIRRLVAVQPQHAALFEQQTVAELLRVWASFYPDPADPDDVIGRLGLGDSRDVRVSKLSGGQQQRLLVGTALISRPRLLVLDEPSTGMDPNARQDLWEAVRGHRDSGGTVLLSTHSMEEAETLCGRVAILHSGKVVALGAPDELIRQHAPDQELRFTVVSGTALGELESRPDVSELAAHEQNGHTRVSLRTSDPDSLFTVLTTRLGARQIQTRDAGLEAVFRRVTGASFADIHGEG, from the coding sequence ATGCCCATGAATGACCTGGCAGTCGTCTTCGACAACGTGGTGAAGCGCTACGACCGGCTCGCCGCGATGGACGGGATCACGCTGAGCATCGAGAGCGGTGAGATCTTCGGCTTGCTCGGCCCCAACGGCGCGGGCAAGACCACCAGCATCGAAACACTCGTCGGGCTGCGCAGGCCCACCTCGGGCCGGGTCCTGGTCTACGGCTACGACCCGATCGCGCAGCGCGACGAGATCCGCAGGCTCGTCGCGGTCCAGCCGCAGCACGCCGCGCTCTTCGAGCAGCAGACCGTCGCCGAGCTGCTGCGCGTGTGGGCCTCCTTCTACCCCGACCCGGCCGACCCCGACGACGTCATCGGCAGGCTGGGCCTCGGCGACTCGCGTGACGTCAGGGTCTCCAAACTGTCCGGCGGCCAGCAGCAGCGGCTGCTCGTGGGCACGGCGCTGATCTCCCGCCCCCGGCTGCTGGTGCTCGACGAGCCCTCGACCGGCATGGACCCCAACGCGCGCCAGGACCTGTGGGAGGCGGTCCGCGGCCATCGGGACTCCGGCGGCACTGTGCTGCTGTCCACCCACTCCATGGAGGAGGCGGAGACGCTCTGCGGCCGGGTCGCCATCCTGCACAGCGGCAAGGTCGTCGCCCTCGGCGCCCCCGACGAGCTGATCCGGCAGCATGCGCCTGATCAGGAGCTGCGGTTCACCGTGGTGTCCGGCACCGCGCTGGGCGAGCTCGAGTCGCGCCCCGACGTCTCGGAGTTGGCCGCGCACGAGCAGAACGGCCACACCAGGGTCAGCCTGCGCACCTCCGACCCCGACTCGCTGTTCACCGTGCTCACCACGAGGCTGGGCGCGCGGCAGATCCAGACCAGGGACGCCGGGCTGGAGGCGGTCTTCCGCCGCGTCACCGGCGCGAGCTTCGCCGACATCCATGGAGAGGGATGA
- a CDS encoding lantibiotic dehydratase C-terminal domain-containing protein → MERLGELSGTERLGELSGMDWWYVRAYPGGAELMDPAARLLVPWLREQADREGAARWFFVRYWDMTGHHLRLRLSCPADGVDRMHERLPELEDLLAALRPEPVERLVPGDFPGPLPARRAAAACLYAPELGKYGGAAGVALAEELFTTSCAWYADARLTDLDRTGERAALAVAYMRGLANTLPEPERKGFWAAHRAHWGWQLRLAVPGQDRLRALLVKTASALPACPSDVAAQVEAVRAVLDGAAAASVPVPRAELLLQYMHMDLNRLGFVPAEECLLGLIACQ, encoded by the coding sequence ATGGAGCGACTGGGGGAGCTGTCCGGCACTGAGCGACTGGGGGAGTTGTCCGGTATGGACTGGTGGTACGTCCGCGCCTATCCCGGCGGCGCCGAGCTCATGGACCCGGCAGCCCGCCTCCTCGTGCCCTGGCTGCGCGAGCAGGCGGACCGCGAGGGCGCGGCGCGCTGGTTCTTCGTCCGCTATTGGGACATGACAGGCCACCACCTGCGCCTGCGACTCAGCTGCCCGGCCGACGGCGTGGACCGGATGCACGAACGCCTCCCCGAACTGGAGGACCTCCTCGCGGCCCTGCGGCCGGAGCCGGTCGAGCGGCTGGTCCCTGGCGACTTCCCCGGCCCGCTTCCCGCCCGGCGCGCGGCCGCCGCCTGCCTGTACGCACCCGAGCTCGGCAAGTACGGCGGCGCGGCCGGAGTGGCGCTGGCCGAGGAGCTGTTCACCACGTCCTGCGCCTGGTACGCCGACGCGCGGCTGACGGATCTGGATCGCACGGGCGAGCGGGCGGCGCTGGCCGTGGCCTACATGCGCGGGCTGGCGAACACGCTGCCGGAGCCGGAGCGCAAGGGCTTCTGGGCCGCGCACCGCGCGCACTGGGGCTGGCAGCTGCGCTTGGCGGTCCCCGGCCAGGACCGGCTCCGCGCCCTGCTCGTCAAGACCGCCTCGGCGCTCCCGGCCTGCCCTTCGGACGTGGCCGCGCAGGTCGAGGCGGTACGCGCGGTGCTCGACGGCGCCGCGGCGGCGAGCGTGCCCGTCCCGCGGGCCGAGCTCCTGCTCCAGTACATGCACATGGACCTCAACCGGCTCGGCTTCGTGCCCGCGGAGGAGTGCCTGCTGGGGCTCATCGCTTGTCAGTGA